In one Culex quinquefasciatus strain JHB chromosome 2, VPISU_Cqui_1.0_pri_paternal, whole genome shotgun sequence genomic region, the following are encoded:
- the LOC6035266 gene encoding uncharacterized protein LOC6035266 isoform X1, translating into MQPDDLSLPRADNKIKEKLNLHVKKRLLQDPGKCTPSSSKIPPQSITCPVVVSPSAAVAPPPPTPKTKKQKTKHSPAAATNTSAASGHSVQLTIGTLGSLSSRPTEGLLLSPGAGATGGNSNDSSFNSVEADPDASNDGQAGTSGGDKAAGSKASSSKPDIFTIILNEKKASLMRDPEHLCFFEHRAAVTCKTSNPCSKISTRALFTFSIEEK; encoded by the exons atgcaGCCAGACGATCTCTCGCTACCTCGCGCGGACAACAAAATCAAGGAAAAGCTTAACCTGCACGTGAAAAAGCGTCTGCTGCAAGATCCAGGAAAGTGCACTCCGAGCAGTTCAAAAATTCCTCCGCAATCCATTACCTGCCCAGTGGTCGTTTCCCCTTCAGCGGCGGTAGCCCCTCCTCCACCAACACCAAAGACTAAAAAGCAAAAGACGAAACACTCGCCAGCCGCCGCGACAAACACTAGCGCCGCCAGCGGTCACTCCGTGCAACTCACCATCGGAACGCTCGGCAGTTTGAGCAGTAGACCGACAGAAGGTTTGCTGCTGTCACCGGGAGCAGGAGCAACGGGAGGCAACAGCAACGACAGTAGCTTCAATTCGGTCGAAGCCGATCCGGATGCGTCCAATGATGGACAGGCGGGAACCTCCGGTGGGGATAAGGCCGCGGGGAGCAAAGCGTCGTCCTCGAAGCCGGATATCTTCAcgataattttgaacgagaagAAGGCGTCGTTGATGCGAGATCCGGag CATCTGTGCTTTTTCGAACACCGAGCAGCTGTCACGTGCAAAACGTCAAATCCATGTTCGAAAATCTCCACTAGAGCTCTATTTACATTTTCCATCGAAGAAAAGTAA
- the LOC6035267 gene encoding vacuolar fusion protein MON1 homolog A, whose protein sequence is MSGATSQVDIGDAEPGSCQESMLITTDSIEEFSQEISTSLVEKAEDGGTAAKDQQNGHDQKQPTEDKVVEGGTSVGSAGGNITKIQDGLNGDDKDSDGAMSKSSSFSSAKSRDLTASCTSLAEEGPTSSGATTTVATSGQQQSPPGDGCDLEDYLHDPKFLNKKRHVFILSSAGKPIYSMHGCEDKLATLFGVMQALVSFVQSNNDAIKSIHAMGVKFVFLVKSPLILVAISRTSHSVQQIQLQLTDVYNQILSTLTLSHMQKTFEKRKNFDLRRLLAGSERLIDHLLVNDKCDHRAVSNNPFSFMTHSVRILPLAPSVRETIIGAIQSNCAKIKNLVFAVLIANNKLIALVRMKKYFIHPADLRLIFNLIECSESFKSAESWTPICLPKFDSSGFLHAHVSYLAEDCQACLLLLSIERDVFFVLSEAKRKITDKLRRSNCLESINDAMHNKGIKLQNIGIPEIRHFVYKSKSNAQLLCSELTVPYSSLDQFKRLEGMYFELHHRIHNSGRPVKLIYQMQEKEILLAWVTQAYELFAAFEPTVHRNDVINLVNKLLKWIKKEENSLFILSAPTF, encoded by the exons ATGAGCGGAGCAACTTCACAAGTGGACATCGGTGACGCAGAACCGGGCAGTTGCCAGGAAAGTATGCTGATTACGACCGATTCGATCGAGGAGTTTTCCCAGGAAATTAGCACCAGTTTGGTGGAGAAGGCGGAAGACGGCGGCACCGCGGCCAAGGACCAGCAGAATGGACACGATCAGAAGCAACCGACGGAGGACAAAGTGGTGGAAGGTGGGACGAGTGTCGGTTCGGCGGGGGGAAACATAACAAAGATCCAGGACGGGTTGAACGGAGATGATAAGGACAGTGACGGAGCGATGAGCAAGTCGAGTTCGTTCAGCAGTGCAAAGAGTAGGGACTTGACCGCATCCTGCACGAGTTTGGCGGAGGAAGGACCGACGAGTTCGGgtgcgacgacgacggtggccACTTCTGGTCAGCAGCAGTCGCCCCCGGGGGATGGTTGTGACCTGGAAGACTATCTGCACGATCCGAAGTTCCTGAACAAGAAGCGTCATGTGTTTATCCTCAGCTCGGCCGGGAAACCGATCTACTCGATGCA TGGCTGCGAGGACAAGCTGGCGACCCTCTTCGGCGTGATGCAGGCCTTGGTCAGCTTTGTGCAGAGCAATAACGACGCAATCAAATCGATCCACGCGATGGGCGTCAAGTTTGTGTTTCTGGTTAAATCTCCCCTGATATTGGTGGCCATCTCGCGGACGAGCCACAGCGTGCAGCAGATCCAGCTCCAGCTGAC CGACGTCTACAATCAAATCCTGTCGACGCTGACGCTCAGCCACATGCAGAAGACGTTCGAGAAGCGAAAGAACTTTGACCTGCGTCGGTTGCTGGCCGGAAGCGAACGGCTCATCGACCACCTGCTAGTCAACGACAAGTGCGACCACCGGGCCGTTTCGAACAACCCGTTCAGCTTCATGACACATTCCGTGCGCATTCTGCCGCTGGCGCCGAGCGTCCGCGAGACCATCATCGGAGCCATCCAGAGCAATTGCGCCAAAATTAAGAACCTCGTGTTCGCCGTACTGATCGCAAACAACAAGCTGATTGCGCTGGTCCGCATGAAGAAGTACTTTATCCACCCGGCGGATCTGCGGTTAATCTTCAACCTGATCGAGTGCTCCGAAAGCTTCAAGTCGGCGGAGAGCTGGACGCCGATCTGTCTGCCCAAGTTCGACTCGAGTGGGTTTCTGCACGCGCACGTGTCATACCTGGCGGAGGATTGTCAGGCgtgtctgctgctgctgtcgatCGAGCGGGACGTGTTTTTTGTGCTGTCGGAGGCGAAGCGGAAGATTACGGAT AAACTCCGCCGGTCCAACTGCCTCGAGTCAATCAACGACGCGATGCACAACAAGGGCATCAAGCTGCAGAACATTGGCATTCCGGAGATCCGACACTTTGTGTACAAGAGCAAGTCGAACGCGCAGCTGCTGTGCTCAGAGCTGACCGTCCCGTACAGCAGCCTGGACCAGTTCAAGCGGCTCGAGGGCATGTACTTTGAGCTGCACCACCGCATCCACAACTCGGGCCGGCCGGTCAAGCTGATCTACCAGATGCAGGAAAAGGAAATCCTTCTGGCTTGG GTCACCCAAGCGTACGAGCTGTTTGCGGCGTTCGAGCCCACCGTGCACCGGAACGACGTCATCAACCTGGTCAACAAGCTGCTCAAGTGGATCAAAAAGGAGGAAAACAGTCTGTTCATCCTGTCCGCGCCGACCTTCTAG
- the LOC6035266 gene encoding uncharacterized protein LOC6035266 isoform X2: MQPDDLSLPRADNKIKEKLNLHVKKRLLQDPGKCTPSSSKIPPQSITCPVVVSPSAAVAPPPPTPKTKKQKTKHSPAAATNTSAASGHSVQLTIGTLGSLSSRPTEGLLLSPGAGATGGNSNDSSFNSVEADPDASNDGQAGTSGGDKAAGSKASSSKPDIFTIILNEKKASLMRDPEVIKFLNDIVKERNKS; the protein is encoded by the coding sequence atgcaGCCAGACGATCTCTCGCTACCTCGCGCGGACAACAAAATCAAGGAAAAGCTTAACCTGCACGTGAAAAAGCGTCTGCTGCAAGATCCAGGAAAGTGCACTCCGAGCAGTTCAAAAATTCCTCCGCAATCCATTACCTGCCCAGTGGTCGTTTCCCCTTCAGCGGCGGTAGCCCCTCCTCCACCAACACCAAAGACTAAAAAGCAAAAGACGAAACACTCGCCAGCCGCCGCGACAAACACTAGCGCCGCCAGCGGTCACTCCGTGCAACTCACCATCGGAACGCTCGGCAGTTTGAGCAGTAGACCGACAGAAGGTTTGCTGCTGTCACCGGGAGCAGGAGCAACGGGAGGCAACAGCAACGACAGTAGCTTCAATTCGGTCGAAGCCGATCCGGATGCGTCCAATGATGGACAGGCGGGAACCTCCGGTGGGGATAAGGCCGCGGGGAGCAAAGCGTCGTCCTCGAAGCCGGATATCTTCAcgataattttgaacgagaagAAGGCGTCGTTGATGCGAGATCCGGaggtaattaaatttttaaatgacatAGTGAAGGAGAGGAATAAAAGTTAG
- the LOC6035265 gene encoding putative RNA-binding protein Luc7-like 2 — MTAHDQMRAMLDQLMGTSRNGETNRYSTKFYDNKVCKSFLLGCCPHEILQSTRMDLGECPKVHDLALRADYENAAKSKDYYYDVDAMEHLQAFIADCDRRTDAAKKRLAETQEELTTEVAAKANAVHELAEEIGKKLAKAEALGEAGQVEESMKLMSEIDELRAKKAKAEQEYRSAIPASSYQQQKLRVCEVCSAYLGIHDNDVRLADHFGGKLHLGFLAIREKLIELEKTAGPRQKELRKNGRRDDYDDGRRSRFVGGRELDRRSRALVKERERRDGRTGGSDRDRRRSSERSERRRSKSRERRSRSRHSERREGRDRRSRSRDRHSDRSDRDRDSRRRRSYSRERSRR; from the exons ATGACGGCACACGATCAGATGCGGGCGATGCTGGACCAGCTCATGGGAACATCAAGAAATG GTGAAACCAATCGCTATTCGACCAAATTCTACGACAACAAAGTATGTAAGAGTTTTTTGTTAGGCTGCTGCCCTCATGAGATCCTGCAATCCACG CGCATGGACCTGGGCGAGTGTCCCAAGGTGCACGACCTGGCACTGCGGGCGGACTACGAGAACGCGGCCAAATCCAAGGACTACTACTACGATGTCGAT GCCATGGAGCACCTGCAGGCGTTCATTGCCGACTGCGACCGGCGCACGGACGCGGCCAAAAAGCGCTTGGCCGAGACTCAGGAGGAGCTGACGACGGAGGTGGCCGCCAAGGCGAACGCCGTCCACGAGCTGGCGGAGGAAATCGGTAAGAAACTTGCAAAGGCGGAAGCCCTCGGGGAGGCCGGCCAAGTCGAGGAGAGTATGAAGCTGATGTCCGAGATCGACGAGCTGCGCGCCAAGAAGGCCAAAGCCGAGCAGGAGTACCGCAGTGCGATCCCGGCGAGCAGCTACCAGCAGCAGAAGCTGCGCGTGTGCGAGGTCTGCTCCGCCTATCTGGGCATCCACGACAACGACGTCCGGCTGGCGGACCATTTCGGGGGTAAGCTACACTTGGGATTCCTAGCGATTCGCGAGAAGCTGATCGAGCTGGAGAAGACGGCCGGGCCGCGGCAGAAGGAGCTGCGCAAGAACGGGCGCCGCGACGATTACGACGATGGTCGGCGGTCGCGGTTCGTCGGTGGACGCGAGCTAGATCGGCGCTCGAGAGCGCTGGTCAAGGAGCGGGAGCGGCGCGATGG TCGCACTGGTGGTTCCGACCGGGATCGTAGACGGTCCTCGGAGCGTTCGGAACGGCGTCGCTCGAAAAGCCGCGAGAGACGCTCGCGTAGCCGTCACTCGGAACGTCGCGAAGG CCGCGATCGCCGCTCGCGCAGCCGGGACCGCCATTCGGATCGCAGTGACCGCGACCGCGACAGCCGGCGGCGTCGTTCGTACTCCCGGGAGAGATCCAGGCGGTAA